A stretch of the Chanos chanos chromosome 1, fChaCha1.1, whole genome shotgun sequence genome encodes the following:
- the phlda1 gene encoding pleckstrin homology-like domain family A member 1, with translation MLENGGKVLKEGLLEKRSDGLLQLWKKKHCVLTEDGVLLHSPKQHDHPHHQHHSHDTGKVKELHFANMKTVDCVERKGKYVYFTVVMSEGKEIDFRCPQDEGWNAEITLQMVQYKNRQAILAVKSTRQKQQLLVVQLPGQKMIRNSQNVA, from the coding sequence ATGCTGGAGAACGGTGGTAAGGTGCTGAAAGAGGGGCTTCTGGAGAAGCGCAGCGACGGATTGCTGCAACTGTGGAAGAAAAAGCACTGCGTCCTCACGGAAGATGGAGTGCTCCTTCATTCGCCGAAACAGCACGACCACCCACATCATCAGCACCACAGCCACGACACCGGTAAAGTGAAAGAGCTGCATTTCGCCAACATGAAGACCGTGGACTGTGTcgagagaaaaggaaagtaCGTCTATTTCACTGTGGTTATGTCGGAGGGCAAGGAGATTGATTTCAGGTGTCCCCAGGACGAGGGTTGGAACGCCGAAATAACTTTGCAGATGGTGCAGTACAAAAACCGACAAGCAATACTTGCTGTTAAGTCGACACGACAGAAACAGCAGTTGCTCGTGGTTCAGCTCCCGGGacaaaaaatgatcagaaacTCACAGAACGTTGCGTGA